In Carassius gibelio isolate Cgi1373 ecotype wild population from Czech Republic chromosome B2, carGib1.2-hapl.c, whole genome shotgun sequence, a single genomic region encodes these proteins:
- the LOC127951303 gene encoding PWWP domain-containing DNA repair factor 3B isoform X2 has product MSSDLCIELSLQEKPHSLNHSLLVEEDDLDDDDEELPSFLQQDNKKPLSITEGLCVWCKLRKYPYWPAVVKSVNHKNKKASIVFIDCYLIDQKRIRKGFSVSLRKLKPFDCEERESLVDIAKEKYGNAITWSLELISDYRICIGCRSFSGSFIEYCKADISCPVRRRYSEGKSVLTFPSQEILGEQCDSSDNNMEDIIMEEQDELLSKKVLPDRSKAARNHANKQLVDFIISQKVENRLLAVISGRESSKWMQALQKPSHPVVNIYLEDEEQVEKVYRYLSTVCDSAPQINTCLENIQAERISLILDVLLPEAIIYAIAGVHKLSLEKAEEKYRRGPCFSNRERQEFDMMIEQQVKLKEIPWHHVQ; this is encoded by the exons ATGTCCTCTGACCTCTGCATTGAGCTCAGTCTACAAGAGAAGCCTCATTCTCTTAACCACTCTCTCCTCGTGGAGGAAGATGAcctagatgatgatgatgaggagctGCCCAGCTTTTTGCAACAGGACAATAAAA AGCCTTTGTCAATCACAGAGGGACTTTGCGTGTGGTGCAAACTGAGGAAATATCCCTACTGGCCTGCAGTT GTTAAAAGTGTGAATCATAAGAACAAAAAAGCCAGCattgtatttattgattgttACCTAATCGACCAGAAGAGAATTAGGAAAGG GTTTTCTGTTTCCCTGCGAAAATTAAAGCCTTTTGATTGTGAAGAACGTGAATCTTTGGTG GACATTGCAAAAGAGAAGTATGGCAATGCTATCACCTGGTCTCTGGAACTGATTTCAGACTATAGGATCTGCATTG GATGTCGATCCTTCTCTGGCTCCTTCATCGAATACTGTAAAGCTGATATCA GTTGTCCAGTGCGGAGGAGGTACTCCGAAGGGAAATCTGTGCTCACCTTCCCCAGTCAGGAGATTCTGGGCGAGCAGTGTGACAGCTCTGATAATAACATGGAGGACATCATCATGGAAGAGCAAGATGAGCTTCTCTCCAAGAAAGTGCTGCCCGACCGATCCAAGGCTGCACGCAACCATGCCAACAAGCAGTTGGTTGACTTCATTATCAGCCAAAAAGTTGAAAACCGCTTATTG GCAGTCATTAGCGGTCGTGAGTCCTCTAAATGGATGCAAGCCCTCCAGAAGCCTTCTCACCCAGTGGTTAATATCTACCTGGAAGATGAGGAGCAGGTTGAAAAGGTTTACCGCTACCTGAGCACAGTCTGTGATAGTGCCCCTCAAATAAACACCTGTCTAGAAAACATCCAGGCTGAACGGATCAGCCTTATTCTGGATGTGCTTCTGCCCGAG gcCATAATCTATGCCATTGCTGGAGTCCATAAGCTTTCCCTGGAGAAGGCAGAGGAGAAGTATCGCAGAGGGCCGTGCTTTAGTAACAG AGAAAGGCAGGAGTTTGACATGATGATTGAACAGCAGGTGAAGCTCAAGGAAATCCCCTGGCATCATGTGCAGTGA